The segment TGCCAAGATTTCTTAATTGGTAAAAAAGTTATTTCAGTAGTGTTAGGGAAAAAGGGTGAGGTAAAACTATAGCAAGCATGTATTTGTTCGCTTAGCTTTAATACCGCATTTTTTTTTGCCTCAATACTATGGCCGGCGATATGCGGAGTGCAAATATAAGCAAAATCAATAATTTCTTCATTGATTGAAGGTTCGTTTGAGTAGACATCTGTGCAATAAATGAGTGATTTACTGCTTTGATTGAGCAAATCCTTTTCTACGACAACCCCGCCCCTTGAAGCATTAATGATAACTACCTTTTCTTTTAGATGACGAATAAAGTCGGCATTGATCAAATTTTTACTAGGGAAAGGCCATGTTTCATGGAGATTTGCGTGGATGCAAAGTAAATCGCAAGAATAAAGTGCTTCCATATCACAGAATTTTTTGGTTCTTGTTGCTTTAGCTTTGAGTGGATCAAAGCATTCAATTGTGAATCCTGCCCTTGCTAATCTCTTTTCTACCTGAGTTCCTACGGCGCCCAAACCAACTATCCCTGCTTTTTTCCCGCTCAGTAAATTGTTTTTTGTAAGAGAGGCCACCGTAGCAATTACATAATCAGCCACAGCTATTGCATTGCAGCCGTGTGCATGAAACAGGTTAATATTTTTTTTTTGCAAGTAGTTACAATCTATATGATCGATACCGCTACTTGCGGTAGCCACACATTGAATAGTGGTATTGAAAAGAAGGGCCTCGTTGACTTTTAATGTAGAGCGGCAAAGCAATATATCAAAATCGTTTTTTAGCAGTGATTTTAATTCGTTCTCATCCTTATAAGTTACTACTTCAAAATGCAATGTAAAAATGTGTAAAAGAGGTAGCGAATTGTCAGCGAGGATTTTCATAAATTAAATAGAGCGCTAATTAAGTCTAACGATTTTAAGAAAACAGGAGTAAGAATTTTACTTAAAAGACCGCTGAATAATAACAATAGTAAAATAATAAGACCAAAAGGTTCC is part of the Legionella adelaidensis genome and harbors:
- a CDS encoding NAD(P)-dependent oxidoreductase, which translates into the protein MKILADNSLPLLHIFTLHFEVVTYKDENELKSLLKNDFDILLCRSTLKVNEALLFNTTIQCVATASSGIDHIDCNYLQKKNINLFHAHGCNAIAVADYVIATVASLTKNNLLSGKKAGIVGLGAVGTQVEKRLARAGFTIECFDPLKAKATRTKKFCDMEALYSCDLLCIHANLHETWPFPSKNLINADFIRHLKEKVVIINASRGGVVVEKDLLNQSSKSLIYCTDVYSNEPSINEEIIDFAYICTPHIAGHSIEAKKNAVLKLSEQIHACYSFTSPFFPNTTEITFLPIKKSWQEFILSIYNPVDETNRIKQAKNKKNCFMDLRNQHTTRHDFLYYNAQGLNQSIKSLLGQ